The proteins below come from a single Staphylococcus sp. MI 10-1553 genomic window:
- a CDS encoding FAD/NAD(P)-binding protein, translating to MTYEWVIIGGGVHATTIALQLRQLGLPVEQLRMIDPHPHLLDQFDRQTERIGMTYLRSPLVHHCHPEPFDLKKFARQEGYTQPMIGPYQRPRLDMFFDHTRHWIRHYGLETCHICQKAVHICRCCEDWEITLDSQQQIRTQHVVLAMGTHHTPFIPPAFQGQPHVQHIHSRDLDTTMKGSHVVGSGISAGHLVIKLLTESQDKTVHLWMKKPFDVHHFDADPAWLGPKNMKPFEAMPLAERIHVNKQERHKGSMPRDMYMTLKNYEKAGRLIVHHTPIERLEDHCIVAGETRVAYDGIYLATGFVLDVMTQPLIQDILRLPEAQLVAGYPKITTQLEWVPRLYVSGMLADLALGPFARNIMGGRQAALRIGQAYTESTTAYQNAV from the coding sequence ATGACATACGAATGGGTTATTATCGGTGGGGGTGTGCATGCGACGACAATTGCATTACAACTCCGACAACTTGGATTACCCGTGGAACAATTGAGAATGATTGATCCACATCCTCATTTATTAGATCAATTTGATAGACAAACGGAGCGTATCGGGATGACATATTTGCGTTCGCCATTAGTGCATCATTGTCATCCTGAACCTTTTGATTTGAAAAAATTCGCGAGACAAGAAGGCTATACGCAACCAATGATAGGTCCGTATCAACGCCCGAGATTAGATATGTTTTTCGACCATACACGTCATTGGATACGTCATTACGGTTTAGAGACATGTCATATTTGTCAAAAGGCAGTACATATATGTCGTTGCTGTGAAGATTGGGAAATTACGTTAGACAGTCAGCAACAAATTCGAACACAACACGTCGTTTTAGCTATGGGCACGCACCATACGCCTTTCATTCCACCTGCATTTCAAGGTCAACCGCACGTGCAACATATTCATAGTCGTGACCTCGATACAACGATGAAAGGTTCGCATGTTGTCGGAAGTGGAATTTCAGCAGGGCATCTCGTTATTAAATTGTTAACAGAAAGTCAAGATAAAACCGTTCATTTATGGATGAAGAAGCCTTTTGATGTCCATCATTTCGATGCGGATCCAGCGTGGTTAGGTCCGAAAAATATGAAACCATTTGAAGCGATGCCGTTAGCCGAAAGAATTCACGTTAACAAACAAGAACGTCATAAAGGGTCCATGCCGAGAGATATGTACATGACATTGAAAAATTATGAAAAAGCTGGCCGTTTGATTGTGCATCATACGCCTATCGAACGACTGGAAGACCATTGTATCGTTGCCGGAGAGACGCGTGTGGCATACGATGGGATTTATTTGGCGACAGGTTTTGTTCTTGATGTGATGACCCAGCCACTCATTCAAGACATTTTACGCTTACCTGAAGCACAACTGGTCGCAGGTTATCCGAAAATTACAACACAGCTTGAGTGGGTACCTCGTTTATACGTTTCAGGCATGCTAGCTGACTTGGCATTAGGTCCTTTTGCCCGCAATATTATGGGCGGTCGACAAGCGGCGTTACGTATCGGTCAAGCTTATACCGAAAGTACGACAGCTTATCAGAACGCAGTATAA